The following are from one region of the Silene latifolia isolate original U9 population chromosome 9, ASM4854445v1, whole genome shotgun sequence genome:
- the LOC141601530 gene encoding uncharacterized protein LOC141601530 produces the protein MNNVNKQRTIIKFLNNQDIGLFALIETKIKVKNADRVIANFSQDWSITTNSNKHKGGRIWVIWKPAKFHLAVRDCKAQCIHIEAISLINNAKFFITFVYAFNSIVGREELWKDLKLYANHINGPWAMGGDFNCVTQSGERLGTSTSEAEMNPFIECINECGMMDIQSTGAYYTWSNKQQPIDRVYSRLDRFMVNQNWVVAHPHLFANFLPEGVFDHCPCMVRDSQQEETRKKSFKYLNMWGEDKNFVQLITDAWQTDIAGHRMYTIVRKLKLIKPVLKQLNKDSYSDIEGLCNEAERRLEKVQQDLIGNMGDKDLMNQEYEANQQVQFLQKAKFSFLQQQAKAAWLCEGDANTALFHRVIKTRRAKNAVFQIEDRHGSKCTDQKSIQEAFLEYYGSLLGMSHGTVKVSSRVIKTGRICDQAH, from the coding sequence ATGAACAATGTTAATAAGCAACGTACAATAATAAAGTTCTTGAATAATCAGGATATAGGTCTTTTTGCCTTGATAGAGACTAAAATAAAAGTTAAAAATGCTGATAGAGTCATTGCTAACTTCAGTCAGGACTGGTCCATCACTACCAACTCCAATAAGCACAAAGGGGGACGCATTTGGGTGATCTGGAAGCCTGCCAAGTTTCATCTTGCTGTTCGAGATTGTAAAGCACAATGCATTCATATTGAGGCTATCTCCCTCATCAACAATGCTAAGTTTTTCATCACTTTTGTGTATGCTTTCAATTCTATTGTTGGAAGGGAAGAATTGTGGAAGGATCTGAAACTGTATGCAAATCATATCAATGGGCCTTGGGCCATGGGAGGGGATTTTAATTGTGTAACTCAATCAGGGGAAAGACTGGGTACCAGCACCTCTGAGGCAGAAATGAATCCTTTCATTGAATGTATTAATGAATGTGGAATGATGGACATTCAATCTACTGGGGCCTATTATACTTGGTCAAATAAGCAGCAGCCAATTGACAGAGTATATAGCAGACTAGATAGATTTATGGTAAATCAGAATTGGGTAGTTGCTCATCCACATCTATTTGCAAATTTCTTGCCTGAAGGAGTTTTTGACCATTGTCCATGTATGGTGAGAGACTCACAACAGGAAGAGACCAGGAAGAAAAGTTTTAAGTACCTGAACATGTGGGGGGAGGATAagaattttgtgcaactcatcactGATGCCTGGCAGACTGATATTGCAGGACACAGAATGTACACTATTGTCAGGAAACTCAAATTGATTAAACCAGTCCTCAAGCAGCTCAATAAGGATTCATATTCTGATATAGAGGGCCTGTGCAATGAAGCTGAAAGGAGACTTGAGAAAGTGCAGCAAGATCTAATTGGAAATATGGGGGACAAAGACCTAATGAATCAGGAATATGAAGCCAATCAACAGGTTCAGTTTCTACAAAAAGCAAAGTTTTCCTTCTTACAGCAGCAGGCCAAAGCTGCCTGGCTATGTGAAGGGGATGCGAATACAGCCTTATTTCATAGGGTCATTAAAACAAGAAGGGCTAAGAATGCAGTGTTTCAGATTGAGGATAGACATGGTTCAAAGTGTACTGATCAGAAATCCATTCAGGAGGCTTTTTTAGAATATTATGGATCTCTTCTTGGAATGAGTCATGGAACAGTGAAAGTGAGCAGTAGAGTGATCAAGACAGGGAGAATTTGTGACCAGGCTCACTAG